From the Triticum dicoccoides isolate Atlit2015 ecotype Zavitan unplaced genomic scaffold, WEW_v2.0 scaffold231963, whole genome shotgun sequence genome, one window contains:
- the LOC119345386 gene encoding MATH and LRR domain-containing protein PFE0570w-like, producing the protein MMMDTTMFDATNPMMEWLNEDEEHAILDGVNAASAMFEKIRLLNSSRKVSRLARKDNGRKRKRVEEEEDDYHDSEDDDEENEEVDLEIDDDDDNHDDGA; encoded by the coding sequence ATGATGATGGATACAACCATGTTTGATGCAACAAATCCTATGATGGAATGGTTGAATGAGGATGAGGAGCATGCAATCTTGGATGGAGTTAATGCTGCTAGCGCCATGTTTGAGAAAATACGTTTGCTTAACTCAAGTAGGAAAGTGTCTCGTCTTGCAAGGAAGGACAATGGAAGGAAAAGAAAGagggtagaggaagaagaggatgactACCATGAtagtgaggatgatgatgaagaaaatgaggaggtGGACCTCgaaattgatgatgatgatgataaccaTGATGATGGTGCAA